One part of the Vicia villosa cultivar HV-30 ecotype Madison, WI linkage group LG6, Vvil1.0, whole genome shotgun sequence genome encodes these proteins:
- the LOC131611918 gene encoding steroid 5-alpha-reductase DET2-like — translation MSDQKMFLQDDSLFNYALLTLFLIAPPTFISLAFLQAPYGKHHRPGWGPNLSPPLAWFLMESPTLWFTLYLFPFGNNSSNPKSIILIAPFLIHYFNRTIIYPIRLLTTMKTKKNSSLSKTPSGFPFSIALMAFIFNLLNSYVQARWVSHYKNFDDGLFFWVVFCGGVLVFFVGMGINVLSDKELLRLKSEGRGYVVPKGGFFEVVSCPNYFGEIVEWFGWALMTWSWAGLGFFVYTFANLGPRARANHEWYLEKFGEDYPKKRKAVIPYLY, via the coding sequence ATGTCCGATCAAAAAATGTTCTTACAAGACGATTCCCTCTTCAACTACGCACTCCTCACTCTCTTCCTCATAGCACCACCAACCTTCATCTCTCTCGCATTCCTCCAAGCCCCATACGGCAAACACCACAGACCAGGTTGGGGTCCGAATCTCTCTCCACCTCTCGCATGGTTCCTCATGGAAAGTCCCACACTTTGGTTCACTCTCTATCTTTTCCCCTTCGGTAACAACTCTTCAAACCCTAAATCAATTATCCTCATCGCCCCTTTTCTCATTCATTACTTCAACCGCACAATCATCTACCCAATTCGTTTGTTAACCACAATGAAAACGAAAAAGAATTCATCTTTATCGAAAACCCCATCAGGGTTTCCTTTTAGTATAGCCCTTATGGCTTTTATCTTCAATTTGTTGAATTCCTATGTTCAAGCTAGATGGGTGTCTCACTACAAGAATTTTGATGATGGGTTGTTTTTCTGGGTTGTGTTTTGTGGTGGGGTTTTGGTGTTTTTTGTTGGGATGGGGATTAATGTTTTGTCTGATAAGGAACTGTTGAGGCTTAAGAGTGAAGGGAGAGGGTATGTGGTTCCTAAAGGAGGGTTTTTTGAGGTTGTGAGTTGTCCTAATTACTTTGGGGAGATTGTGGAGTGGTTTGGTTGGGCTTTGATGACTTGGTCTTGGGCTGGCCTGGGCTTTTTTGTTTACACTTTTGCTAATTTGGGGCCTAGAGCTAGGGCTAATCATGAGTGGTATTTGGAGAAATTTGGAGAGGATTATCCTAAGAAGAGGAAAGCTGTTATTCCTTACTTGTATTGA
- the LOC131611919 gene encoding protein MAINTENANCE OF MERISTEMS-like isoform X1, with product MFVVGAACFMDKSARYVDVTYLRYFMDLDTVHQWNWGAATLAYLYQKLNEASNWRTRQLVGSCTLLTSWIISYFSRIHGFHIDPAYVDAMPRAARYVLQRGNNAVGPYRGYLDRTMHDDVTWRLFSDYTQIVPFDGISLYSGWLACWTTIMVRYLPEWCMRQFGFVQMIPRSPFEAAPDTVTRVQLTAMFEDWEHHVVPEEYRRRRVTQDWHSVEGYVTWFYRVSHPLLTPDAPGAPRPAHKEILENQQAEDDHAIDLLPICQRIEMLGRDALD from the exons ctgcatgctttatggacaagagtgcaaggtacgttgACGTGAcatacctccgctacttcatggacctggataccgttcaccagtggaactggggggcagctactctggcatacctctaccagaagctgaatgaggcctccaactggaggacgaggcagttggtcggatcctgcacactacttacg agttggatcatctcctacttctcccgcatccacggcttccacatcgatcctgcgtacgttgacgccatgcccagggcagccagatacgttctccagagggggaacaatgcggtgggaccataccgtgggtacctggaccgcacgatgcacgacgacgtcacatGGAGGctgttcagcgactacactcagattgtcccctttgacggcatatctctatattctggctggttggcatgctggactaccatcatggtccggtatctccccgagtggtgcatgcggcagttcggattcgtgcaaatgatacccaggtcacccttcgaggctgctcccgacacagtgaccagagtgcagctcactgccatgtttgaggattgggagcatcatgtggtaccggaggagtatcgtcgccggcgggtcacccaggactggcacagtgtggaggggtacgtcacatggttctatcgggtttcacatcctctgctgacacccgacgctcccggcgctcctaggccagcacacaagGAGATCCttgagaaccagcaggccgaggatgaccacgccattgatctcctaccgatctgccagcggatagagatgcttgggcgggacgcgttggattga